In the Burkholderia glumae LMG 2196 = ATCC 33617 genome, one interval contains:
- the hpnH gene encoding adenosyl-hopene transferase HpnH, whose amino-acid sequence MSIPLLQQVRVGAYIMRNHLSGNKRYPLALMLEPLFRCNLACNGCGKIDYPDPILNQRLSVEECLQAVDECGAPVVSIAGGEPLLHRDMPEIVKGIMKRKKFVYLCTNALLMEKKMDDYQPSPYFVWSVHLDGDQQMHDHSVSQEGVYEKAVAAIKEAKRRGFRVNINCTLFNDAIPERVAKFFDTLKPIGVDGITVSPGYAYERAPDQQHFLNRDKTKNLFREILKRGEGGKRWSFSQSSLFLDFLAGNQSYKCTPWGNPARTVFGWQKPCYLVGEGYVKTFKELMETTEWDNYGVGNYEKCADCMVHCGFEATAVMDTISHPLKALRVSRKGIKTEGAFAPDIPIDKQRPAEYVFSRHVEIKLEEIKVAGKGKLQKPAKTASAV is encoded by the coding sequence TTGTCTATTCCGCTGCTCCAGCAAGTCCGTGTGGGCGCATACATCATGCGCAACCACCTGTCCGGCAATAAACGCTACCCGCTCGCGCTGATGCTCGAGCCGCTGTTCCGTTGCAATCTCGCCTGCAACGGCTGCGGGAAGATCGATTATCCGGACCCGATCCTGAACCAGCGCCTGTCGGTCGAGGAATGCCTGCAGGCCGTCGACGAGTGCGGCGCGCCGGTGGTGTCGATCGCCGGCGGCGAGCCGCTGCTGCACCGTGACATGCCGGAAATCGTCAAGGGCATCATGAAGCGCAAGAAATTCGTGTATCTCTGCACGAACGCGCTGCTGATGGAAAAGAAGATGGACGACTACCAGCCGAGCCCGTACTTCGTCTGGTCGGTGCACCTCGACGGCGACCAGCAGATGCACGATCACTCGGTCTCGCAGGAAGGCGTCTACGAGAAGGCGGTTGCCGCCATCAAGGAAGCGAAGCGTCGCGGCTTCCGCGTCAACATCAACTGCACGCTGTTCAACGACGCGATCCCCGAGCGCGTGGCGAAGTTCTTCGACACGCTCAAGCCGATCGGCGTGGACGGCATCACCGTCTCGCCGGGCTATGCCTACGAGCGCGCGCCGGACCAGCAGCACTTCCTGAACCGCGACAAGACCAAGAACCTGTTCCGCGAGATCCTCAAGCGCGGCGAAGGCGGCAAGCGCTGGTCGTTCAGCCAGTCGTCGCTGTTCCTCGACTTCCTGGCCGGCAACCAGAGCTACAAATGCACGCCGTGGGGCAACCCGGCACGCACCGTGTTCGGCTGGCAGAAGCCGTGCTATCTGGTCGGCGAGGGTTACGTGAAGACCTTCAAGGAGCTGATGGAAACCACCGAGTGGGACAACTACGGCGTGGGCAACTACGAGAAGTGCGCGGACTGCATGGTCCACTGCGGCTTCGAGGCCACCGCCGTGATGGACACCATCTCGCATCCGCTCAAGGCGCTGCGCGTGAGCCGCAAGGGCATCAAGACGGAAGGCGCGTTCGCCCCGGACATCCCGATCGACAAGCAGCGTCCGGCCGAATACGTGTTCTCGCGCCACGTCGAGATCAAGCTCGAAGAGATCAAGGTGGCCGGCAAGGGCAAGCTGCAGAAGCCGGCGAAGACCGCCAGCGCGGTCTGA